The nucleotide window CGCCGGAGGGCTGAATGAAGCTTGTTATAAAGCAGTGTTTTTGACTCCTCTGTAAAATAAATCACGACATTCCGGCAAACGATCAAATCGAGCTGTTTCGGAAAACTGTCCCTCAGCAGATTGTGGCATTTGAATGTCACCATTCTTTTAAGGGTGTCCACAACCAGGTACCCGTTATCCTGCACCCTGAAATACTTCTTCAGGTACGCAGCAGGAAGGCCAGTCACTGCCTTGGCCGGATAAAAGCCTTCTATCGCTTTATTTAACGCCCTTTGATCGAAGTCTGTGGCCAGGATCGTGTGCTGGCCTGCCGGAGCCGCCTCCGAAAGGAGCATCGCCAGGGTATAGGGCTCTTCGCCTGTTGAGCAGCCCGCACTCCATACTCTCAAATTAGGAGATTGGATCAAAAGAGAAGGAAGAATCTGCTTTTCCAGCACTTGCCATTGCGAAATATTGCGAAAAAACTCCGAAACATTTATCGTCAGATGGTCAACAAACCTTTCCAGCACTTCTTTTTCGTTTTTCATTCGTTTGATAAACGAAACATAATCCTCAATGTTCAAGGCCCTCATCAACGAGTTGATTCTTCTTTCCATTTGCGGCCTTTTATAGCCTGTCAAATCGATGTCCAGGTTCTTCTTCAAATCGACCAGGAATCTTTCGTATTCGTCCATCAGCTTACCACGCCCCGGTTGGATTCTTCAAACATTTCTTGCTTTGCTTAATTATTCCCTAGTATTCCCTGTTATAAATAAATTGACCAATCTTTCTTAAGGTAGCGGTTGTACTGTTATCAGGGAGTTCTTCCAGCTGCCGGAGAGCTTTTTCTACAAACTTGTTGGCTATGCCGAGAGAGTAGTCGACCGCTTTCGTTCCCGCAACAATCCTAATCACTTCCAAGACGTCTTCCCGGGAAAGAGATTCCTGTTCAAGCGCCTTTTTTATTTCCTGTTTTACGGAGGTCTCACCGTATCGAAAAATATAAATCAGCGGTAAAGTCATAACACCCTGAAGAAGATCGGCGCCAACCGGTTTTCCCAGCGTTTTTTCGTCAGCAACAAAGTCTAAAACGTCATCTGTTATTTGAAAGGCCATACCGATGTTATGGCCATATCTTCCTAGCGCCTTTACCACCTGGGGTTCGGCCCCCGCAGCCAGCGCTCCTGCCTGGCAGCTTAGTGTAATCAAAAGCGAAGTCTTTCTCTTTATCCTGTATAAATAATTCCGCATATTCTGCTGCCACTGGTAGGACGAAGCTATCTCCTCAATTTCTCCCCGGCACATTTCCATACTGGCAACAGCCAGCAAGTTGTTGATCTCATGATTCTTATACCCGTCAATAATGCTCAAGGCCGTGGCAAACAAGAAATCGCCAAGATAGAGAGAATACTCGTTTCCGAAAAGGCGGCGTATTGTCGGTTCTCCTCTTCTCGTATCGGATGAATCAATAACATCATCGTGAATCAAAGATGCCATGTGTACCATTTCTAAGGCTGCGGCTAGCGGTATTATTTTCTCGCTGTCCCCATTCCCGTAGCGTGAGGCCAAAATGGTAAAAGCCGGCCTCATTCTCTTGCCCCCTGCTTTCAGCAGGTGCATAAAACCGCATCTCAGGCGTTCGTGCGTATCCTCAAAAGACTTGACCAGGTAATCATCAACTTTTTGCAGTTCCGGTTCTATTATGTTGAACAGCTGTCTGATTTTCATTATCTTACATCCTCGTCAAAAAACTACATGCACCCCTTCAACAGGGAAGGCTGCTGCAATCCCCATTTTTCGCCGAGATAAAGCAGCATGCCGCTAAAAATGTCCCTCTCCGGGCTTGCCGGCAGCAGCTGGAGATGATCCCAGCACTGCTGCCAGTTGGTAAGGTATTCAGTCACCGGTTCGCCTGTTTCCGAAACCCCTCTCAATATTCCCAGGTGATAGCCAATTTCTCTCAGCTTTTCAGTTATATACGTACTGCCGGCTGCCGCATGCGCCCCCAGGAAACAAGCGCTTCCGCTGATAAGGGCATAAATTCTGATTTCATGCCTGCGTACGGGAAGGTGTTGCTGCTTGGAGTAGTCCATCAGGACCATTTCTTCATGGATCGACTTTATCAAGGAAGTAAGAGGAGAAAGGTACTGCTTAAGCCCATAGCGGCAAATATCATAATAAACCTGGCTGTACAGCAGGTCGCCTGCCAGGATGGTCAACTTGGTTTTCTGCTTCTCCCCACTTGCCCCATCACTACCAGGGAGCATCCAGTGGAGCCTTGAGGCATAGTTTAAAAGATGGAGTATTCCGGCGAGTTGAACCACCTTGATATTTGTATCCCTAACGAGTTTGGCCGACAGCAAACAACACGCCGGCAGCCAGAGCCTGTTTTCCCTGTCAAGCGGGTAATTCTCCTCAATGAATGCAAATCCTGCGTTTTTGGTAAGGATACGGCGTGTTTTCGATTCAATGGCTGTCAATTCAGGTAAAAAAGCAAGGACGGCTTGTTTGAGCATAAATAATACCCCCTATTCGTGTATTATACCAAAATATATGCCTCTTGATGTGTATTCTTTTTTATTTAAACCAGCCCTCCTTAAAAAGCCTTATAAAAACGATAAACGCCAATCTCTCATCGTCGCGCGAGAGCTGGCGTTTTACCGTTTTTTCGTACTTCGAGGTAAAATAAATATCCCTCCTAAAGATTTACCGCTTCTTTTTGGTTCTCACATATCCCTCGTTTTACTTCAGTAGCGGTCATGTGTCCGGCCTTGAATTTTTCCACCAGGTAGTTGCAGGCATCCCATGGGTTTACGGTATTCCCGCAGGTGAAGACATCTACGGCTGCGTATCCCAGTTCGGGCCAGGTGTGAATTGCCAGATGCGATTCGGAAATTACTACCACTCCGCTCACGCCCTGCGGGCTAAACTTGTGAAAGACGAATTCTCTCACTTCGGCCCCGGCCTCAAGAGCTGCATTGACCATGTACTCTTCAACCTTTTTGACATCGTTCAAGACCTCAAATTGACAATCGTAAATTTCGGCCAGCACATGACGGCCCAGTGCTTTCATTTACCATGCCCCCTTTAAAGTCTATTCTTTACCACCAGTAATTATGGTCCAAAACCAATCAAAATAAATTTTAGCACAAACTGAATTGATGTCAACCATAAATATTTTTTCTGTTAACCAGATTTATTTACAGGTTTTCCCTCTTCTTTATTATATTATGCAGGCCATCAATTTCAGCAACCAATGAAGTCAACCGGATTGACTCCCCCGGCTGTCCACAAGCCAAATACTTGGCGCTCATAAAATAGCCGGTAAAATAGAAAAACGCCAAAGCTCAGATCGCTTTGGGCCTGATTTTCCGCCTCTTTGTTCGATAAATCTTCGATAATTAAATGGTCGGAGCGACTGGACTCGAACCAGCGGCCTCCACCACCCCAAGATGGCGCTCTAGCCAAACTGAGCTACGCCCCGACAACCACAGTTGATATTATATAACCCATCTTTACCTGTGTCAAGGCTGCTGAGCAACTATCCGAATTCATATAACGTGCCTTCAGAAGCGATATCGAGTATATATGTCTCAGCTTGTATACCCATTTTCCCCCAGGCTGATTTCATCTCTTCGCCTATTTGTTGACACCGGCTGTCGCAAAACGCCAGTATGGAAGGCCCGGCACCGCTCAGGCAGCTTCCCAGAGCCCCGGAGGCCAGAGCCGAACTTATTACTTCTTTTAACCCCGGAATCAGACCCTGGCGATACCGCTGGTGAAGCAGGTCCTCCATGGCAAACGCCAGGTGGGTGTAATCACCTGTCAGTATTGAAGCAATAAAAAAGCCAAAACGCCCCGTGTTTTTTACAGCATCCCGGTGTGAGATTTCTCGCGGCAGCACTTGGCGTGAATCTGCCGTTTTTACTTCAAAGTCCGGCACCGCTACAACTACCTGCAGTGGTTTTGAAGGCATTAATTTAAAGTACTTGAATCCTTCAGGATGGGCCATGCAAATCACCAGGCCTCCCAGCAATGCCGGCGCGGCATTGTCGGGATGCCCTTCCAGCACGGCGGCCATGTTCAGGAGTTCCT belongs to Peptococcaceae bacterium and includes:
- a CDS encoding protein-glutamate O-methyltransferase CheR, which translates into the protein MDEYERFLVDLKKNLDIDLTGYKRPQMERRINSLMRALNIEDYVSFIKRMKNEKEVLERFVDHLTINVSEFFRNISQWQVLEKQILPSLLIQSPNLRVWSAGCSTGEEPYTLAMLLSEAAPAGQHTILATDFDQRALNKAIEGFYPAKAVTGLPAAYLKKYFRVQDNGYLVVDTLKRMVTFKCHNLLRDSFPKQLDLIVCRNVVIYFTEESKTLLYNKLHSALRRGGILFTGSTEQIIQAREIGFQPVAIFFYKKV
- the thrB gene encoding homoserine kinase, with the translated sequence MLRIKVPATSANLGPGFDLAGIALDMYNEFFIYYSGKEEEKPEGCKVLPEDSLVHRAVRYVEARVKKEMPPLEIALRARVPRAKGLGSSATLSLAGLVAGNVLLEAGLDNEELLNMAAVLEGHPDNAAPALLGGLVICMAHPEGFKYFKLMPSKPLQVVVAVPDFEVKTADSRQVLPREISHRDAVKNTGRFGFFIASILTGDYTHLAFAMEDLLHQRYRQGLIPGLKEVISSALASGALGSCLSGAGPSILAFCDSRCQQIGEEMKSAWGKMGIQAETYILDIASEGTLYEFG
- the speD gene encoding adenosylmethionine decarboxylase is translated as MKALGRHVLAEIYDCQFEVLNDVKKVEEYMVNAALEAGAEVREFVFHKFSPQGVSGVVVISESHLAIHTWPELGYAAVDVFTCGNTVNPWDACNYLVEKFKAGHMTATEVKRGICENQKEAVNL
- a CDS encoding polyprenyl synthetase family protein, which codes for MKIRQLFNIIEPELQKVDDYLVKSFEDTHERLRCGFMHLLKAGGKRMRPAFTILASRYGNGDSEKIIPLAAALEMVHMASLIHDDVIDSSDTRRGEPTIRRLFGNEYSLYLGDFLFATALSIIDGYKNHEINNLLAVASMEMCRGEIEEIASSYQWQQNMRNYLYRIKRKTSLLITLSCQAGALAAGAEPQVVKALGRYGHNIGMAFQITDDVLDFVADEKTLGKPVGADLLQGVMTLPLIYIFRYGETSVKQEIKKALEQESLSREDVLEVIRIVAGTKAVDYSLGIANKFVEKALRQLEELPDNSTTATLRKIGQFIYNREY